In Bordetella holmesii ATCC 51541, the following proteins share a genomic window:
- the pdxH gene encoding pyridoxamine 5'-phosphate oxidase, whose translation MSVSDLRQSYERGVLLENQAAIAPLDQFALWFDEAIAAKVPEPNAMTLATVDASGQPSARIVLIKGYDDRGFTFFTNYDSRKGQDLLANPRAALLFFWQPLERQVRIEGVVERVSPEESEAYFKSRPVGSRIGAWASNQSQPVTRDDLEARERDFRSRYGDDPPRPPHWGGYRLVPTCFEFWQGRPSRLHDRLRYRADGKQGWVMDRLSP comes from the coding sequence ATGTCCGTTTCCGATCTGCGTCAAAGCTATGAAAGAGGCGTCCTGCTGGAAAACCAGGCCGCCATTGCTCCTCTGGACCAGTTTGCGCTGTGGTTCGACGAGGCCATCGCCGCCAAGGTCCCCGAACCCAACGCCATGACCCTGGCCACGGTCGATGCCAGCGGCCAGCCGTCGGCACGTATCGTCCTGATCAAGGGTTACGACGACCGGGGCTTTACCTTCTTCACCAATTACGACTCGCGCAAAGGCCAGGACTTGCTGGCCAACCCGCGCGCCGCGCTGCTGTTTTTCTGGCAGCCGCTCGAGCGCCAGGTGCGCATCGAGGGAGTCGTCGAGCGCGTCTCGCCCGAAGAGTCCGAAGCCTATTTCAAAAGCCGTCCGGTCGGCTCGCGCATCGGCGCCTGGGCATCGAACCAGAGCCAACCTGTCACGCGCGACGACCTGGAAGCGCGCGAACGCGACTTCCGCTCTCGCTATGGCGACGACCCGCCGCGGCCGCCGCACTGGGGCGGCTATCGCCTGGTGCCGACGTGCTTCGAATTCTGGCAAGGCCGCCCGTCGCGTCTGCACGACCGCCTGCGCTATCGCGCCGATGGCAAGCAGGGCTGGGTGATGGATCGCCTCTCGCCCTGA
- a CDS encoding efflux transporter, outer membrane factor (OMF) lipo, NodT family protein, which yields MKPVFLLTSLLLAGCLHTPYERPQVQTPAHWQQGQGAAAVAPAGGQWWRNFQDPVLDTLVEQALARNNDLTVAALTVRRARLQAGLAQSDLYPTVSGTGSFNRSRNLDGGRASVRTTNVELAASWELDLWGRLARARDAAQWQAVATEEDRQAAALALAGTTAELYWQTAYLNQRLASSRESIAYARRTLELVQAQYAAGGTSGLEVAEARQTLASQQATHTELLQQRVEAINGLTILFDGPPDRIVADPQRLPQGPLPGVDPGLPAQLLARRPDLRAAEARLRAAVAATDATRASYYPPLTLTGALGSASDSLGNLLANPVAALGAGLALPFLNWNQMRLNIRISETDYEILVAQFRQALYQAMSDVENALSARGQLAQRARLLQDSLEAAREVERLYETRWRAGAVALRIWLDAQEKRRAAEVAVDENRLQQLRNQVQVYQALGGDAIVGQYGP from the coding sequence ATGAAGCCAGTCTTTCTTCTGACGTCCCTGTTGCTGGCTGGATGCCTGCACACGCCCTACGAGCGTCCCCAGGTGCAGACGCCCGCACACTGGCAGCAGGGGCAGGGGGCCGCCGCTGTGGCGCCTGCCGGCGGCCAATGGTGGCGCAATTTCCAGGATCCGGTGCTCGATACATTGGTCGAACAGGCGCTGGCGCGCAACAACGACCTGACCGTGGCCGCGTTGACGGTGCGCCGTGCGCGTCTGCAGGCCGGGCTGGCGCAAAGCGATCTTTATCCCACGGTCAGTGGCACGGGCAGCTTCAACCGCAGCCGCAACCTGGATGGGGGGCGAGCCAGCGTCCGGACCACCAATGTCGAACTTGCCGCCAGCTGGGAGCTGGACCTCTGGGGCCGTCTGGCGCGTGCGCGTGATGCGGCGCAATGGCAGGCCGTGGCCACGGAAGAAGACAGGCAGGCGGCGGCACTTGCGCTGGCCGGAACCACGGCCGAGCTCTATTGGCAGACGGCCTACCTGAACCAGCGGCTGGCCAGTAGCCGCGAAAGCATTGCGTATGCACGCCGCACGCTGGAACTGGTGCAGGCACAGTACGCCGCAGGCGGCACCTCGGGCCTGGAAGTCGCCGAAGCCAGGCAGACGCTGGCCAGTCAGCAAGCCACGCACACCGAGTTGCTGCAACAGCGCGTGGAGGCCATCAATGGCTTGACCATTCTGTTTGACGGGCCACCGGATCGCATCGTCGCCGACCCGCAGCGGCTGCCGCAGGGGCCGCTGCCCGGTGTGGATCCTGGCCTGCCCGCGCAATTGCTGGCCCGGCGGCCCGATCTGCGCGCGGCAGAGGCACGCCTGCGTGCCGCGGTGGCGGCCACGGATGCCACGCGCGCCAGCTATTACCCGCCGCTGACGTTGACCGGCGCGCTGGGCTCGGCCAGCGACTCGCTGGGCAACCTGCTGGCCAATCCGGTCGCCGCGCTGGGCGCCGGGCTGGCCTTGCCGTTTCTGAACTGGAACCAGATGCGGCTGAACATCCGAATCTCCGAAACCGACTATGAGATTCTGGTGGCGCAGTTCCGTCAGGCGCTCTATCAGGCCATGAGCGACGTGGAGAATGCCTTGTCGGCGCGCGGCCAACTGGCGCAGCGGGCGCGCTTGCTGCAGGACTCGCTGGAAGCCGCCCGTGAGGTGGAGCGTCTGTACGAAACCCGCTGGCGCGCCGGTGCGGTGGCGCTGCGTATCTGGCTCGATGCGCAGGAAAAACGCCGCGCCGCCGAAGTCGCCGTGGACGAAAACCGCCTGCAGCAGTTGCGTAACCAGGTCCAGGTCTATCAGGCGCTGGGGGGCGACGCCATCGTGGGACAATACGGGCCATGA
- a CDS encoding major Facilitator Superfamily protein: MFNHVALTGGRITVSLTALQIGLSTFKVGTLVAVFAVLPMIFSVHAGRWVDKVGVRRPLIIGTSLVTLGTALPFLTTTQSALLIASCCIGIGFMLHQVATQDLLGHAEPRERLRNFSWMSLALAGSGFSGPLIAGLAIDHLGNRMAFGLLTLGPLLSIGGLYLLRRRLTRADQALAGASTQRAAQKRRVTELLAVPPLRRVLMVNTILSGAWDTHLFVVPIFGVAFGLSATTIGLILAAFAAATFVIRLLLPVIQKRVRSWTLVRVAMATAAVDFMLYPFFTDVSTLIVLSFILGLALGCCQPSMLSMLHHYSPHGRAAEAVGVRMALINASQVTLPLTFGALGAIIGVAPLFWAYALALTAGGWFNRHPPQDTEMPS; the protein is encoded by the coding sequence ATGTTCAACCACGTGGCCCTGACCGGCGGCCGTATCACCGTCTCGCTGACTGCGCTGCAAATCGGTCTGTCCACCTTCAAGGTCGGCACGCTGGTCGCGGTGTTCGCCGTGCTACCCATGATTTTCTCGGTCCATGCCGGGCGCTGGGTGGACAAAGTCGGGGTTCGACGCCCGCTCATCATCGGCACCTCGCTGGTCACCCTGGGCACTGCCCTGCCCTTTCTGACGACCACCCAGAGCGCGCTGCTCATTGCCTCCTGCTGCATCGGCATCGGTTTTATGTTGCATCAGGTGGCGACCCAGGATCTGCTGGGCCACGCCGAACCCCGCGAGCGCCTGCGCAATTTCTCCTGGATGTCGCTGGCGCTGGCGGGTTCGGGCTTTTCCGGGCCACTGATCGCCGGCCTGGCCATCGATCACCTTGGCAACCGCATGGCCTTCGGTCTGTTGACGCTGGGGCCCCTGCTATCCATTGGCGGTCTCTACCTCCTGCGCCGGCGCCTCACGCGCGCCGATCAGGCGCTGGCCGGCGCCAGCACACAGCGCGCCGCGCAAAAGCGCCGGGTCACCGAACTGCTGGCCGTCCCTCCCCTGCGGCGCGTGCTCATGGTCAACACCATCCTGTCCGGCGCCTGGGACACGCATCTGTTCGTCGTGCCCATCTTCGGGGTTGCCTTCGGGCTGTCGGCCACCACCATCGGTCTCATACTCGCCGCCTTCGCGGCGGCAACATTCGTCATTCGTCTTCTTCTGCCCGTCATCCAGAAGCGCGTACGGTCGTGGACCCTGGTGCGTGTAGCCATGGCGACCGCGGCCGTCGACTTCATGCTTTACCCGTTTTTCACCGACGTCAGCACCCTGATCGTGCTGTCTTTCATTCTTGGCCTGGCCCTGGGTTGCTGCCAACCGAGTATGCTTTCAATGCTGCATCATTATTCGCCGCATGGGCGCGCAGCCGAAGCCGTCGGGGTCCGCATGGCCCTGATCAATGCGTCGCAGGTCACCCTGCCGCTGACTTTCGGCGCTCTGGGCGCAATCATAGGCGTGGCGCCGCTGTTCTGGGCCTATGCCCTGGCCCTGACGGCCGGGGGCTGGTTCAACCGCCATCCGCCGCAAGATACTGAAATGCCGTCGTGA
- a CDS encoding efflux transporter, RND family, MFP subunit has product MKANSGRFKRYVWIAVGLLAAALLIKWLVFPGAAAPTFATATVKRGDLENSVLASGTLEAVRQVSVGAQVSGQLKSLKVKLGDEVKQGQLIAEIDDMTQQNELRNAQAALETRRAELRAKQATLKQAEQAYARQRKMLAADASSRESYESAEATLHVTRADIVVLQAQIAQAEIEVDKAKVNLGYTRIVSPMDGKVVAVVTKEGQTVNSIQSAPTIIKVAQVGTMTVKAQISEADVTRVHPGQKVYFTILGEPDTRHYGVLRAIEPAPDSIQRDESTSALTGSSSTSTSSAVYYNGLFDVPNPDEVLRISMTAQVFVVLGEASQVLQIPSSALGKKDEDGRYWVRVVGKDGQPQERQIRVGMNNNVMAEVLDGLSEGESVVSADSAPMPAGRP; this is encoded by the coding sequence ATGAAAGCCAACTCCGGCCGCTTCAAGCGCTATGTGTGGATCGCCGTCGGCCTGTTGGCCGCCGCTTTGTTGATCAAATGGCTGGTGTTTCCCGGCGCGGCGGCACCCACCTTTGCCACGGCCACCGTCAAACGCGGTGATCTGGAGAACAGTGTCCTGGCCAGCGGGACGCTGGAAGCCGTGCGCCAGGTCAGCGTGGGGGCCCAGGTCTCCGGCCAACTGAAGTCGCTCAAGGTGAAGCTGGGCGATGAGGTCAAGCAGGGCCAGTTGATCGCCGAGATCGACGACATGACGCAGCAAAACGAGTTGCGTAATGCGCAGGCGGCGCTGGAGACCCGGCGGGCCGAGCTGCGCGCCAAGCAGGCCACGCTCAAGCAGGCCGAACAGGCCTATGCGCGTCAGCGCAAGATGCTGGCTGCCGATGCGAGTTCGCGCGAGTCGTACGAGTCGGCCGAGGCCACGCTCCATGTCACCCGTGCCGACATCGTGGTCCTGCAGGCGCAGATCGCGCAGGCCGAAATCGAGGTGGACAAGGCCAAGGTCAATCTCGGGTATACACGCATCGTCTCGCCGATGGACGGCAAGGTCGTTGCGGTGGTGACCAAAGAGGGCCAGACGGTCAACTCCATCCAGAGCGCGCCGACCATCATCAAGGTCGCCCAAGTGGGCACCATGACGGTCAAAGCCCAGATCTCCGAGGCCGACGTCACGCGGGTGCATCCCGGCCAGAAGGTGTACTTCACCATTCTGGGCGAGCCGGATACCCGTCATTACGGCGTGCTGCGCGCCATCGAACCGGCGCCGGACTCCATTCAACGCGACGAAAGCACTTCTGCACTGACCGGCAGTTCCAGCACGTCGACCTCTTCGGCGGTCTACTACAACGGGCTGTTCGACGTGCCCAATCCGGACGAGGTGTTGCGGATTTCGATGACGGCGCAGGTGTTCGTGGTGCTGGGCGAGGCCAGCCAGGTGCTGCAGATCCCGTCGTCGGCCTTGGGCAAGAAAGACGAAGACGGCCGTTACTGGGTGCGAGTGGTGGGCAAGGACGGGCAGCCGCAGGAACGTCAGATCCGCGTGGGCATGAACAACAACGTCATGGCCGAAGTGCTCGACGGGCTCAGTGAAGGCGAGAGCGTGGTGTCGGCGGATTCGGCGCCCATGCCGGCGGGGCGTCCGTGA
- a CDS encoding flavin reductase like domain protein gives MTVVSTTGLAGERIGMTVSSFNSVSLNPPLVLWSLSRTSSSLPAFLQCQHYVVNVLSAEQIALARHFATGTTSERFNGLPEISAPHGTPRLDDRNAAWFECRNRSQYEEGDHVIMVGEVLACGCSTEDPLVFHAGGFDLTPARQT, from the coding sequence GTGACCGTGGTCAGCACCACCGGCCTGGCCGGCGAACGCATCGGCATGACCGTCAGTTCGTTCAACTCGGTTTCGTTGAATCCGCCGCTGGTACTCTGGAGCCTGTCGCGCACGTCCTCGTCGCTGCCGGCCTTCCTGCAGTGTCAGCATTACGTGGTCAACGTGCTGTCGGCCGAGCAGATCGCCCTGGCCCGCCATTTCGCCACCGGCACGACCAGCGAGCGTTTCAACGGCCTGCCCGAGATCAGCGCGCCTCACGGCACACCGCGCCTGGACGACCGCAACGCCGCCTGGTTCGAATGCCGCAACCGCAGCCAATACGAAGAAGGCGACCATGTCATCATGGTCGGCGAGGTACTGGCCTGCGGCTGCAGCACCGAAGACCCGCTGGTCTTTCATGCCGGCGGATTCGATCTCACTCCTGCCCGTCAGACCTGA
- a CDS encoding thiF family protein, whose translation MILPDTVSCDIDAERRFGGLARLYGPEAPARLRAVHVAVAGLGGVGSWTAEALARCGVGALTLIDLDNITESNVNRQIHALSSTVGQAKVDAMAERIAAINPECRLTRVEDFVEPGNVGQVLAGEYAMIVDCTDQAAAKIAMVLYARARGLPMLLCGGAGGKTDPLTLRAGDLSQAVNDALLSKLRNTLRREQGYPRGSDAQGRALKRVPRMGVRALWFDQPAILPSAWQTAEPAPDGAPQGLSCAGYGSVVMVTAAMGMAAANEAVQAILAAPATGG comes from the coding sequence ATGATTCTGCCCGACACTGTTTCCTGCGATATCGACGCCGAGCGCCGGTTCGGCGGCCTGGCCCGCCTTTATGGCCCCGAGGCGCCCGCCCGCCTGCGCGCCGTGCATGTGGCGGTGGCGGGCTTGGGCGGCGTGGGCTCCTGGACCGCCGAGGCGCTGGCGCGCTGCGGGGTCGGCGCCCTGACGCTGATCGATCTGGACAATATCACCGAGTCCAACGTCAATCGCCAGATCCATGCCTTGAGTTCCACCGTGGGACAGGCCAAGGTGGACGCGATGGCCGAACGCATTGCGGCCATCAACCCGGAGTGCCGCCTGACCCGGGTGGAAGATTTTGTCGAGCCGGGCAATGTAGGACAGGTGCTGGCCGGCGAGTACGCGATGATCGTCGATTGCACCGATCAGGCAGCGGCCAAGATCGCCATGGTGCTGTATGCGCGGGCGCGCGGCCTGCCCATGCTGTTGTGCGGCGGCGCCGGGGGCAAAACCGACCCGCTCACCTTGCGCGCTGGCGATTTGTCCCAGGCCGTCAACGATGCGCTGCTGTCCAAGTTGCGCAATACATTGCGGCGCGAGCAGGGGTATCCGCGGGGCAGCGATGCGCAGGGGCGGGCCCTCAAGCGCGTGCCGCGCATGGGTGTGCGCGCGTTGTGGTTTGATCAGCCGGCCATTCTGCCGTCAGCCTGGCAGACCGCCGAGCCGGCTCCTGACGGTGCGCCGCAAGGGCTGTCATGCGCGGGTTACGGCTCGGTCGTCATGGTGACGGCCGCCATGGGGATGGCGGCGGCCAACGAGGCCGTTCAGGCCATTTTGGCCGCGCCCGCTACAGGCGGCTGA
- a CDS encoding aminotransferase class IV family protein → MAPELIETLLVTADRSLPLLGRHLTRLAAAAQALGYHCDQAAIERDLLTAAHAPAGLEPYRMRLLLERSGHYDIQTAPLPPLPLVQEILLAPEPLDSREPLLRYKTTFRPWYAKAADWLPAHPQIFDMVFLNEKGQLCEGSRSNLYLQLQGQWYTPPVECGLLPGVQRAELLETGQVRERVLDVDDLRRADGLRLSNALRGWIDVTLHDY, encoded by the coding sequence ATGGCCCCCGAGCTCATCGAAACCCTACTCGTGACCGCCGACCGCAGCCTGCCGCTGCTGGGCCGGCACCTGACCCGACTGGCCGCTGCCGCCCAGGCCCTGGGCTATCACTGCGACCAGGCCGCCATCGAACGCGACCTCCTGACGGCAGCGCATGCGCCGGCCGGCCTGGAACCCTACCGCATGCGTCTGCTGCTCGAACGTAGCGGCCATTACGACATCCAGACCGCGCCGCTGCCCCCCTTGCCGCTGGTCCAGGAGATCCTGCTGGCGCCCGAACCGCTGGACTCGCGCGAGCCGTTGCTGCGCTACAAAACCACCTTCCGCCCGTGGTATGCCAAGGCGGCCGACTGGCTGCCGGCGCACCCGCAGATCTTCGACATGGTGTTTCTCAACGAAAAAGGCCAGCTCTGCGAGGGCAGCCGCAGCAATCTCTATCTGCAGCTCCAGGGCCAGTGGTATACGCCGCCGGTCGAGTGCGGCCTGCTGCCCGGGGTGCAACGGGCCGAACTGCTCGAAACCGGCCAGGTTCGCGAACGCGTGCTCGACGTCGATGATCTGCGTCGCGCCGACGGGCTGCGTCTGTCCAACGCCCTGCGCGGCTGGATAGATGTCACCCTGCACGACTACTGA
- a CDS encoding ABC transporter family protein, with product MSGALIQLRDVWREFAAGDQVIAVLREVNLEIEAGEMVAIVGASGSGKSTLMNLLGCLDRPSRGVYCVDGRETSSMGPDELAELRREHFGFIFQRYHLLADLTAQGNVEMPAIYAGLARGPRQQRAAGLLRRLGLAERLDYRPGQLSGGQQQRVSIARALMNGGRVILADEPTGALDSQTGQDVLRILEELNAAGHTIVLVTHDMSVARHARRIIEISDGRIVSDRANPDAPARAALAGDAGPDADKPPQRPWRAWLDRGREALGMALLAMNAHRLRTCLTMLGIIIGIAAVVSVVALGTGSRQKILSDISAMGTNTVDIFPGKDFGDEKAATIRTLVPADAQALARQPYADSVSPEVSTTTTLRYRNVSVNGSVQGVGAQYFRVRGVSIAQGQFFDETGVTRRSQDVVIDTNTSKTLFGNHTDPIGQVIFLGSVPARVIGVTRPQETLFANADTLHVWIPYTTALSRILGQQHLLSITVRVSDSMPTKAVEDAITTLMQQRHGTKDFFVFNTDTIRQTIERTTATLTLLVSLIAVISLVVGGIGVMNIMLVSVTERTREIGVRMAVGARRSDIMQQFLIEAILVCLIGGLLGILLSLSIGMLVSQATRGAFEMVYSGASMVAAFVCSTLIGVAFGYLPARNAARLDPIESLARE from the coding sequence GTGAGCGGCGCGCTGATCCAGTTACGCGATGTCTGGCGGGAGTTTGCCGCCGGCGATCAGGTCATCGCCGTCTTGCGCGAGGTCAATCTCGAGATCGAGGCTGGCGAGATGGTGGCCATCGTGGGCGCGTCCGGGTCGGGCAAGTCCACCCTGATGAATCTGCTCGGCTGCCTGGACCGGCCGTCGCGCGGCGTGTATTGCGTCGACGGGCGCGAAACCTCCAGCATGGGTCCGGACGAACTGGCCGAGTTGCGGCGTGAGCATTTCGGTTTCATTTTTCAGCGCTACCACCTGCTGGCGGATCTGACCGCGCAGGGCAACGTCGAGATGCCGGCGATTTATGCCGGGCTGGCGCGCGGGCCGCGCCAGCAGCGCGCCGCCGGGCTGCTGCGGCGGCTCGGTCTGGCCGAGCGCCTGGACTATCGGCCGGGGCAATTGTCCGGCGGGCAGCAGCAACGGGTCAGCATTGCGCGCGCGCTCATGAATGGCGGGCGGGTCATTCTGGCCGATGAGCCCACCGGCGCGCTGGACAGCCAGACGGGTCAGGATGTGTTGCGCATTCTCGAGGAGCTGAATGCGGCAGGACACACCATCGTGCTGGTCACGCACGATATGAGCGTGGCGCGCCATGCACGACGCATCATCGAGATCAGCGATGGCCGCATCGTGTCGGACCGCGCCAATCCGGATGCGCCCGCGCGCGCCGCGCTGGCCGGCGACGCCGGGCCGGACGCAGACAAACCGCCGCAACGGCCATGGCGAGCCTGGTTGGACCGGGGCCGCGAGGCCCTGGGCATGGCGCTGCTGGCCATGAACGCCCACCGGCTGCGTACCTGCCTGACCATGCTGGGTATCATCATCGGCATCGCCGCCGTGGTGTCGGTGGTGGCGCTGGGCACCGGGTCGCGGCAGAAGATTCTGAGCGACATCAGCGCCATGGGTACCAACACGGTGGATATTTTCCCGGGCAAGGATTTTGGCGACGAGAAAGCGGCCACCATCCGCACGCTGGTGCCGGCCGACGCCCAGGCCCTGGCGCGCCAGCCCTATGCCGATAGCGTATCGCCCGAAGTGTCCACGACCACCACGCTGCGTTATCGCAATGTATCGGTCAATGGCTCGGTGCAGGGGGTGGGCGCGCAGTATTTCCGGGTGCGCGGCGTGAGTATTGCGCAAGGACAATTCTTCGACGAGACCGGCGTGACGCGCCGCAGCCAGGACGTGGTGATCGACACCAATACCAGCAAGACGCTGTTTGGCAATCACACCGATCCCATCGGGCAGGTGATTTTCCTGGGTTCGGTGCCCGCGCGGGTGATCGGCGTGACCCGGCCGCAGGAGACGCTGTTCGCCAATGCGGATACCCTGCATGTCTGGATCCCCTACACCACCGCGCTCAGCCGCATCCTGGGCCAGCAGCATCTGCTCAGCATCACCGTGCGGGTGAGCGACAGCATGCCGACCAAGGCCGTCGAAGACGCCATCACGACGCTCATGCAGCAGCGGCACGGGACGAAGGATTTCTTTGTCTTCAACACCGACACGATTCGTCAGACGATCGAGCGCACGACGGCCACCCTGACGTTGCTGGTGTCGTTGATCGCCGTGATCTCGCTGGTGGTCGGCGGCATCGGCGTGATGAACATCATGCTGGTGTCGGTGACCGAGCGGACCCGCGAGATCGGGGTGCGCATGGCGGTGGGCGCACGCCGCAGCGACATCATGCAGCAGTTCCTCATCGAGGCCATTCTGGTCTGCCTGATCGGCGGGCTGTTGGGCATCCTGCTGTCGCTGTCGATCGGTATGCTGGTCTCTCAGGCCACGCGCGGCGCCTTCGAGATGGTCTATTCGGGCGCGTCCATGGTGGCCGCCTTTGTCTGCTCCACGCTGATCGGCGTGGCCTTCGGCTATCTGCCGGCGCGCAATGCGGCGCGTCTGGATCCCATCGAATCGTTGGCACGAGAATGA
- a CDS encoding chaC-like family protein, translating to MLRGHHRALCLWSRVNRGTPECPGLVFGLDRGGSCRGVVYRLAGAQVPEYFPALWDREMSTGAYLPRWINCQTETGPVQALVFIMNRANPAYIRALPEDEVLAIVRRAAGRYGPCTDYVVETARALRAAGIHDARLEGLARHLERDPRQTPAI from the coding sequence ATGCTGCGCGGACATCACCGCGCGCTGTGCCTGTGGTCGCGCGTCAACCGCGGCACCCCCGAGTGCCCGGGCCTGGTCTTTGGGCTGGACCGTGGCGGTTCCTGCCGCGGGGTGGTCTACCGCCTCGCCGGCGCCCAAGTACCGGAATATTTCCCCGCGCTTTGGGATCGGGAAATGTCCACCGGCGCCTACCTGCCGCGCTGGATCAACTGCCAGACCGAGACCGGCCCGGTTCAGGCGCTGGTCTTCATCATGAACCGCGCCAACCCGGCCTATATCCGCGCCCTGCCTGAAGACGAGGTGTTGGCCATCGTGCGCCGCGCGGCCGGGCGGTACGGCCCCTGCACGGACTACGTGGTCGAGACGGCCCGCGCCCTGCGCGCCGCAGGCATCCATGACGCGCGCCTGGAGGGCCTGGCCCGCCATCTCGAACGTGACCCGCGGCAAACGCCCGCGATCTGA
- the pabB gene encoding aminodeoxychorismate synthase, component I, translating into MDCWFEDRLAGRSRRLSGQVARIQAAQPQELPAAWAAIEAARRAGHWVALLLDYELGEWLLPQSLRAPADGPNPPARTDLPPRLTALVFEHAELTGPWTGETGARVAAVRPRQSRADYIDRIERIRAGIAQGEFYQVNYTQPLDVRIEGDPAALYRDIAQRHPVAHAAYIRDGRRTVLSFSPELFVARQAERLVTRPMKGTAPRSADPDEDRRLGQRLLASEKDRAENLMIVDLLRNDLGRLAQTGSVSVDALFSLERYPTVWTLTSTVSAHVPDASLAEVLCALFPCGSITGAPKISAMRRIRQLEVAPRGLYCGSVGWLAPDGDFSLNVAIRTLVLDDQGQGVYSTGGGIVHDSDPELEWQECQWKARILGRPH; encoded by the coding sequence ATGGATTGCTGGTTCGAAGACCGCCTGGCCGGGCGGTCGCGCCGCCTGTCGGGGCAGGTCGCGCGTATCCAGGCCGCACAGCCGCAAGAGCTGCCGGCTGCCTGGGCGGCCATCGAGGCCGCGCGCCGCGCCGGGCATTGGGTGGCGCTGCTGCTGGATTACGAATTAGGCGAGTGGCTGCTGCCGCAATCGCTGCGCGCTCCCGCTGACGGGCCCAACCCGCCTGCTCGCACCGACCTGCCACCCCGCCTGACCGCACTGGTGTTCGAGCACGCCGAGCTCACCGGACCATGGACGGGCGAGACCGGCGCGCGCGTGGCCGCCGTGCGGCCGCGGCAGTCGCGCGCCGACTATATCGACCGCATCGAACGCATTCGCGCCGGCATTGCGCAGGGCGAGTTCTATCAGGTCAATTACACCCAGCCCCTGGACGTTCGCATCGAGGGCGATCCGGCCGCGCTGTATCGCGACATCGCCCAGCGTCATCCCGTGGCCCACGCCGCGTACATCCGCGATGGCCGCCGCACGGTGCTGTCCTTCTCGCCCGAGCTTTTTGTCGCCCGCCAGGCAGAGCGCCTCGTCACGCGCCCCATGAAAGGCACGGCGCCACGCTCGGCCGACCCCGACGAAGATCGGCGCCTGGGCCAGCGCCTGCTTGCCAGCGAGAAGGACCGCGCCGAAAACCTGATGATCGTCGATCTGCTGCGCAATGACTTGGGCCGCCTGGCGCAAACCGGCTCGGTGAGCGTGGATGCCCTGTTCTCCCTCGAGCGCTACCCCACCGTCTGGACCCTGACCTCGACGGTCAGCGCCCATGTGCCGGATGCCAGCCTGGCCGAGGTCCTCTGCGCGCTGTTTCCCTGCGGCTCGATCACCGGCGCCCCGAAGATCTCGGCCATGCGCCGCATCCGCCAGTTGGAGGTCGCCCCGCGCGGGCTGTACTGCGGCAGCGTGGGCTGGCTGGCGCCGGACGGGGACTTTTCACTCAACGTCGCCATCCGCACATTGGTGCTCGATGACCAGGGGCAAGGGGTCTACAGCACGGGGGGCGGGATTGTGCATGACTCGGACCCCGAGTTAGAGTGGCAGGAATGCCAATGGAAGGCCCGCATCCTGGGCCGGCCTCACTAG